The following are from one region of the Zonotrichia leucophrys gambelii isolate GWCS_2022_RI chromosome 1A, RI_Zleu_2.0, whole genome shotgun sequence genome:
- the GOLT1B gene encoding vesicle transport protein GOT1B isoform X2: MISLSDTQKIGMGLTGFGVFFLFFGMILFFDKALLAIGNVLFVAGLSFVIGLERTFRFFFQKHKMKATGFFLGGVLIVLIGWPLVGMILEIYGFFLLFRGFFPVVVGFIRRVPVLGYLLNLPGISSPT, translated from the exons ATGATCTCCCTGTCCGACACGCAGA agaTTGGAATGGGACTAACAGGCTTTGGagtgtttttcctcttctttggAATGATACTCTTCTTTGACAAAGCTCTTTTGGCTATTGGAAAT GTTTTATTTGTGGCTGGCTTGTCTTTTGTTATCGGTTTAGAAAGAACATTCAGATTCTTCTTTcaaaaacacaaaatgaaagCAACGGGCTTCTTCCTGGGTGGTGTGCTCATAGTTCTCATTGGCTGGCCTTTAGTAGGAATGATACTGGAAATTTATGGGTTCTTCCTATTGTTCAG GGGGTTCTTTCCTGTGGTGGTTGGCTTTATTAGAAGAGTTCCAGTTCTTGGGTATCTCTTGAATTTACCTGGTATAAGCTCG
- the GOLT1B gene encoding vesicle transport protein GOT1B isoform X1, whose protein sequence is MISLSDTQKIGMGLTGFGVFFLFFGMILFFDKALLAIGNVLFVAGLSFVIGLERTFRFFFQKHKMKATGFFLGGVLIVLIGWPLVGMILEIYGFFLLFRGFFPVVVGFIRRVPVLGYLLNLPGISSLVDKVGESNNMV, encoded by the exons ATGATCTCCCTGTCCGACACGCAGA agaTTGGAATGGGACTAACAGGCTTTGGagtgtttttcctcttctttggAATGATACTCTTCTTTGACAAAGCTCTTTTGGCTATTGGAAAT GTTTTATTTGTGGCTGGCTTGTCTTTTGTTATCGGTTTAGAAAGAACATTCAGATTCTTCTTTcaaaaacacaaaatgaaagCAACGGGCTTCTTCCTGGGTGGTGTGCTCATAGTTCTCATTGGCTGGCCTTTAGTAGGAATGATACTGGAAATTTATGGGTTCTTCCTATTGTTCAG GGGGTTCTTTCCTGTGGTGGTTGGCTTTATTAGAAGAGTTCCAGTTCTTGGGTATCTCTTGAATTTACCTGGTATAAGCTCG